A region of Arabidopsis thaliana chromosome 5, partial sequence DNA encodes the following proteins:
- the FSD2 gene encoding Fe superoxide dismutase 2 (Fe superoxide dismutase 2 (FSD2); FUNCTIONS IN: superoxide dismutase activity; INVOLVED IN: response to UV; LOCATED IN: chloroplast, nucleoid; EXPRESSED IN: 22 plant structures; EXPRESSED DURING: 13 growth stages; CONTAINS InterPro DOMAIN/s: Manganese/iron superoxide dismutase, N-terminal (InterPro:IPR019831), Manganese/iron superoxide dismutase (InterPro:IPR001189), Manganese/iron superoxide dismutase, C-terminal (InterPro:IPR019832), Manganese/iron superoxide dismutase, binding site (InterPro:IPR019833); BEST Arabidopsis thaliana protein match is: Fe superoxide dismutase 1 (TAIR:AT4G25100.5); Has 11522 Blast hits to 11521 proteins in 3361 species: Archae - 194; Bacteria - 8106; Metazoa - 433; Fungi - 799; Plants - 399; Viruses - 1; Other Eukaryotes - 1590 (source: NCBI BLink).), whose product MMNVAVTATPSSLLYSPLLLPSQGPNRRMQWKRNGKRRLGTKVAVSGVITAGFELKPPPYPLDALEPHMSRETLDYHWGKHHKTYVENLNKQILGTDLDALSLEEVVLLSYNKGNMLPAFNNAAQAWNHEFFWESIQPGGGGKPTGELLRLIERDFGSFEEFLERFKSAAASNFGSGWTWLAYKANRLDVANAVNPLPKEEDKKLVIVKTPNAVNPLVWDYSPLLTIDTWEHAYYLDFENRRAEYINTFMEKLVSWETVSTRLESAIARAVQREQEGTETEDEENPDDEVPEVYLDSDIDVSEVD is encoded by the exons atgatgaatgttGCAGTGACAGCCACTCCCTCGTCTCTCTTGTActctcctctgcttcttccttctcaag GGCCAAACCGGCGAATGCAATGGAAAAGAAACGgaaag AGACGGTTAGGGACAAAGGTGGCTGTTTCCGGTGTTATCACAGCTGGATTTGAGCTGAAGCCACCTCCATATCCTCTT GATGCTCTGGAACCGCATATGAGCCGGGAAACCTTGGATTATCACTGGGGCAAACATCACAAAACTTATGTAGAGAACCTGAACAAGCAAATCTTAGGCACGGATCTAGATGCATTATCCTTGGAAGAAGTTGTGCTTCTTTCATACAACAAAGGCAATATGCTTCCTGCTTTCAACAACGCTGCACAG GCTTGGAACCACGAGTTCTTCTGGGAGTCTATCCAACCTGGAGGTGGAGGAAAGCCAACTGGAGAGCTCCTCAGATTAATAGAAAGAGATTTTGGGTCTTTCGAAGAGTTTTTGGAAAGGTTCAAGTCGGCTGCAGCTTCGAATTTTGGTTCGGGTTGGACATGGCTTGCAT ATAAGGCGAATAGACTTGACGTTGCAAATGCCGTTAATCCTCTCCCAAAGGAGGAAGACAAGAAACTTGTTATAGTGAAGACGCCCAATGCAGTAAATCCGCTCGTATGGGATTATTCT CCACTTCTCACCATTGATACCTGGGAG CACGCTTACTATCTGGATTTTGAG AACCGAAGAGCTGAATACATAAATACATTCATGGAAAAGCTTGTGTCATGGGAAACTGTAAGCACAAGGTTGGAATCCGCAATTGCTCGAGCAGTGCAAAGAGAACAAGAAGGAACAGAgacagaagatgaagagaatcCAGATGATGAAGTACCAGAGGTCTATTTAGATAGTGACATCGATGTATCTGAGGTTGACTAA
- the FSD2 gene encoding Fe superoxide dismutase 2, which produces MMNVAVTATPSSLLYSPLLLPSQGPNRRMQWKRNGKRRLGTKVAVSGVITAGFELKPPPYPLDALEPHMSRETLDYHWGKHHKTYVENLNKQILGTDLDALSLEEVVLLSYNKGNMLPAFNNAAQAWNHEFFWESIQPGGGGKPTGELLRLIERDFGSFEEFLERFKSAAASNFGSGWTWLAYKANRLDVANAVNPLPKEEDKKLVIVKTPNAVNPLVWDYSHAYYLDFENRRAEYINTFMEKLVSWETVSTRLESAIARAVQREQEGTETEDEENPDDEVPEVYLDSDIDVSEVD; this is translated from the exons atgatgaatgttGCAGTGACAGCCACTCCCTCGTCTCTCTTGTActctcctctgcttcttccttctcaag GGCCAAACCGGCGAATGCAATGGAAAAGAAACGgaaag AGACGGTTAGGGACAAAGGTGGCTGTTTCCGGTGTTATCACAGCTGGATTTGAGCTGAAGCCACCTCCATATCCTCTT GATGCTCTGGAACCGCATATGAGCCGGGAAACCTTGGATTATCACTGGGGCAAACATCACAAAACTTATGTAGAGAACCTGAACAAGCAAATCTTAGGCACGGATCTAGATGCATTATCCTTGGAAGAAGTTGTGCTTCTTTCATACAACAAAGGCAATATGCTTCCTGCTTTCAACAACGCTGCACAG GCTTGGAACCACGAGTTCTTCTGGGAGTCTATCCAACCTGGAGGTGGAGGAAAGCCAACTGGAGAGCTCCTCAGATTAATAGAAAGAGATTTTGGGTCTTTCGAAGAGTTTTTGGAAAGGTTCAAGTCGGCTGCAGCTTCGAATTTTGGTTCGGGTTGGACATGGCTTGCAT ATAAGGCGAATAGACTTGACGTTGCAAATGCCGTTAATCCTCTCCCAAAGGAGGAAGACAAGAAACTTGTTATAGTGAAGACGCCCAATGCAGTAAATCCGCTCGTATGGGATTATTCT CACGCTTACTATCTGGATTTTGAG AACCGAAGAGCTGAATACATAAATACATTCATGGAAAAGCTTGTGTCATGGGAAACTGTAAGCACAAGGTTGGAATCCGCAATTGCTCGAGCAGTGCAAAGAGAACAAGAAGGAACAGAgacagaagatgaagagaatcCAGATGATGAAGTACCAGAGGTCTATTTAGATAGTGACATCGATGTATCTGAGGTTGACTAA
- the FSD2 gene encoding Fe superoxide dismutase 2 yields MSRETLDYHWGKHHKTYVENLNKQILGTDLDALSLEEVVLLSYNKGNMLPAFNNAAQAWNHEFFWESIQPGGGGKPTGELLRLIERDFGSFEEFLERFKSAAASNFGSGWTWLAYKANRLDVANAVNPLPKEEDKKLVIVKTPNAVNPLVWDYSPLLTIDTWEHAYYLDFENRRAEYINTFMEKLVSWETVSTRLESAIARAVQREQEGTETEDEENPDDEVPEVYLDSDIDVSEVD; encoded by the exons ATGAGCCGGGAAACCTTGGATTATCACTGGGGCAAACATCACAAAACTTATGTAGAGAACCTGAACAAGCAAATCTTAGGCACGGATCTAGATGCATTATCCTTGGAAGAAGTTGTGCTTCTTTCATACAACAAAGGCAATATGCTTCCTGCTTTCAACAACGCTGCACAG GCTTGGAACCACGAGTTCTTCTGGGAGTCTATCCAACCTGGAGGTGGAGGAAAGCCAACTGGAGAGCTCCTCAGATTAATAGAAAGAGATTTTGGGTCTTTCGAAGAGTTTTTGGAAAGGTTCAAGTCGGCTGCAGCTTCGAATTTTGGTTCGGGTTGGACATGGCTTGCAT ATAAGGCGAATAGACTTGACGTTGCAAATGCCGTTAATCCTCTCCCAAAGGAGGAAGACAAGAAACTTGTTATAGTGAAGACGCCCAATGCAGTAAATCCGCTCGTATGGGATTATTCT CCACTTCTCACCATTGATACCTGGGAG CACGCTTACTATCTGGATTTTGAG AACCGAAGAGCTGAATACATAAATACATTCATGGAAAAGCTTGTGTCATGGGAAACTGTAAGCACAAGGTTGGAATCCGCAATTGCTCGAGCAGTGCAAAGAGAACAAGAAGGAACAGAgacagaagatgaagagaatcCAGATGATGAAGTACCAGAGGTCTATTTAGATAGTGACATCGATGTATCTGAGGTTGACTAA
- the FSD2 gene encoding Fe superoxide dismutase 2 — MMNVAVTATPSSLLYSPLLLPSQGPNRRMQWKRNGKRRLGTKVAVSGVITAGFELKPPPYPLDALEPHMSRETLDYHWGKHHKTYVENLNKQILGTDLDALSLEEVVLLSYNKGNMLPAFNNAAQAWNHEFFWESIQPGGGGKPTGELLRLIERDFGSFEEFLERFKSAAASNFGSGWTWLAYKANRLDVANAVNPLPKEEDKKLVIVKTPNAVNPLVWDYSVSDLTFNI; from the exons atgatgaatgttGCAGTGACAGCCACTCCCTCGTCTCTCTTGTActctcctctgcttcttccttctcaag GGCCAAACCGGCGAATGCAATGGAAAAGAAACGgaaag AGACGGTTAGGGACAAAGGTGGCTGTTTCCGGTGTTATCACAGCTGGATTTGAGCTGAAGCCACCTCCATATCCTCTT GATGCTCTGGAACCGCATATGAGCCGGGAAACCTTGGATTATCACTGGGGCAAACATCACAAAACTTATGTAGAGAACCTGAACAAGCAAATCTTAGGCACGGATCTAGATGCATTATCCTTGGAAGAAGTTGTGCTTCTTTCATACAACAAAGGCAATATGCTTCCTGCTTTCAACAACGCTGCACAG GCTTGGAACCACGAGTTCTTCTGGGAGTCTATCCAACCTGGAGGTGGAGGAAAGCCAACTGGAGAGCTCCTCAGATTAATAGAAAGAGATTTTGGGTCTTTCGAAGAGTTTTTGGAAAGGTTCAAGTCGGCTGCAGCTTCGAATTTTGGTTCGGGTTGGACATGGCTTGCAT ATAAGGCGAATAGACTTGACGTTGCAAATGCCGTTAATCCTCTCCCAAAGGAGGAAGACAAGAAACTTGTTATAGTGAAGACGCCCAATGCAGTAAATCCGCTCGTATGGGATTATTCTGTAAGTGACTTAACTTTCAATATCTAG
- a CDS encoding ECA1 gametogenesis family protein (DUF1278) (FUNCTIONS IN: molecular_function unknown; INVOLVED IN: biological_process unknown; LOCATED IN: endomembrane system; CONTAINS InterPro DOMAIN/s: Protein of unknown function DUF1278 (InterPro:IPR010701); BEST Arabidopsis thaliana protein match is: ECA1 gametogenesis related family protein (TAIR:AT4G09545.1); Has 30201 Blast hits to 17322 proteins in 780 species: Archae - 12; Bacteria - 1396; Metazoa - 17338; Fungi - 3422; Plants - 5037; Viruses - 0; Other Eukaryotes - 2996 (source: NCBI BLink).) encodes MSIKSVVSLLVVVCIAASVNAQLPQFPPIMFPFPNPFKPSPGMAGSPDLSKCWSTVMDLPGCFEEIQQAVMSGKFEGVGPACCKAFLDAEANCLPNLPSNPFFPPMMKHQCSKMASPPTTTAY; translated from the coding sequence ATGTCGATCAAGAGTGTTGTTTCTCTCCTAGTAGTTGTATGCATCGCAGCCTCCGTTAATGCTCAGCTACCGCAGTTTCCCCCAATCATGTTCCCGTTTCCAAATCCGTTCAAACCAAGTCCCGGTATGGCAGGAAGTCCCGACTTGAGCAAATGTTGGTCAACAGTGATGGATTTGCCGGGATGCTTTGAAGAGATTCAACAAGCCGTAATGTCCGGCAAATTTGAAGGCGTTGGTCCTGCTTGTTGTAAAGCTTTCCTTGACGCTGAAGCTAACTGCTTACCAAATCTTCCATCCAACCCGTTTTTCCCTCCTATGATGAAACACCAATGCTCCAAAATGGCTAGTCCTCCAACCACCACCGCCTATTAG
- a CDS encoding Transcriptional coactivator/pterin dehydratase (Transcriptional coactivator/pterin dehydratase; FUNCTIONS IN: 4-alpha-hydroxytetrahydrobiopterin dehydratase activity; INVOLVED IN: tetrahydrobiopterin biosynthetic process; EXPRESSED IN: 21 plant structures; EXPRESSED DURING: 13 growth stages; CONTAINS InterPro DOMAIN/s: Transcriptional coactivator/pterin dehydratase (InterPro:IPR001533); BEST Arabidopsis thaliana protein match is: Transcriptional coactivator/pterin dehydratase (TAIR:AT1G29810.1).), with protein sequence MAATSSSPPCNISASSLLLRQPSRSILKDFLGDFGARDPYPEEIASQFGDKVLGCQSTEHKILIPNASVLSLSQLQCSPVSSSQPPLSGDDARTLLHKVLGWSIVDNEAGGLKIRCMWKVRDFGCGVELINRIHKVAEASGHYPSLHLESPTQVRAELFTSSIGGLSMNDFIMAAKIDDIKTSDLSPRKRAWA encoded by the exons ATGGCCGCCACGTCATCATCACCGCCGTGTAACATCTCCGCGTCCTCCCTCCTCCTCCGTCAACCTTCTCGCTCAATCCTTAAA GATTTTCTTGGTGACTTCGGAGCTCGTGACCCTTACCCGGAGGAGATAGCGAGTCAATTCGGAGATAAAGTGTTGGGATGCCAAAGCACTGAGCACAAGATTTTGATACCAAACGCATCTGTTTTGTCTCTCTCCCAGCTTCAGTGTTCCCCTGTTTCGTCTTCACAGCCTCCTTTGTCCGGCGATGATGCCAGAACTCTCCTCCACAAG gttttgggatgGAGTATAGTGGATAATGAAGCGGGTGGTCTGAAAATAAGGTGTATGTGGAAAGTGAGGGATTTTGGGTGCGGTGTTGAACTCATAAACAGGATCCATAAGGTTGCTGAAGCTTCTGGTCATTACCCTTCTCTTCACTTGGAAAGTCCTACCCAAGTTCGAGCTGAACTATTTACCTCTTCTATCG GAGGGTTGAGCATGAATGATTTCATAATGGCGGCTAAAATAGATGATATCAAGACTTCTGATCTTTCCCCTAGGAAAAGAGCTTGGGCGTGa
- a CDS encoding Transcriptional coactivator/pterin dehydratase (Transcriptional coactivator/pterin dehydratase; FUNCTIONS IN: 4-alpha-hydroxytetrahydrobiopterin dehydratase activity; INVOLVED IN: tetrahydrobiopterin biosynthetic process; LOCATED IN: chloroplast; EXPRESSED IN: 21 plant structures; EXPRESSED DURING: 13 growth stages; CONTAINS InterPro DOMAIN/s: Transcriptional coactivator/pterin dehydratase (InterPro:IPR001533); BEST Arabidopsis thaliana protein match is: Transcriptional coactivator/pterin dehydratase (TAIR:AT1G29810.1); Has 1849 Blast hits to 1849 proteins in 364 species: Archae - 43; Bacteria - 697; Metazoa - 0; Fungi - 2; Plants - 93; Viruses - 0; Other Eukaryotes - 1014 (source: NCBI BLink).), with the protein MAATSSSPPCNISASSLLLRQPSRSILKVFGLLPPVSRNNRKLGRLTVTRSNLAQDFLGDFGARDPYPEEIASQFGDKVLGCQSTEHKILIPNASVLSLSQLQCSPVSSSQPPLSGDDARTLLHKVLGWSIVDNEAGGLKIRCMWKVRDFGCGVELINRIHKVAEASGHYPSLHLESPTQVRAELFTSSIGGLSMNDFIMAAKIDDIKTSDLSPRKRAWA; encoded by the exons ATGGCCGCCACGTCATCATCACCGCCGTGTAACATCTCCGCGTCCTCCCTCCTCCTCCGTCAACCTTCTCGCTCAATCCTTAAAGTGTTCGGTTTATTACCACCTGTAAGTAGGAATAACCGTAAACTCGGCCGGTTAACGGTGACCCGGTCTAATCTGGCGCAGGATTTTCTTGGTGACTTCGGAGCTCGTGACCCTTACCCGGAGGAGATAGCGAGTCAATTCGGAGATAAAGTGTTGGGATGCCAAAGCACTGAGCACAAGATTTTGATACCAAACGCATCTGTTTTGTCTCTCTCCCAGCTTCAGTGTTCCCCTGTTTCGTCTTCACAGCCTCCTTTGTCCGGCGATGATGCCAGAACTCTCCTCCACAAG gttttgggatgGAGTATAGTGGATAATGAAGCGGGTGGTCTGAAAATAAGGTGTATGTGGAAAGTGAGGGATTTTGGGTGCGGTGTTGAACTCATAAACAGGATCCATAAGGTTGCTGAAGCTTCTGGTCATTACCCTTCTCTTCACTTGGAAAGTCCTACCCAAGTTCGAGCTGAACTATTTACCTCTTCTATCG GAGGGTTGAGCATGAATGATTTCATAATGGCGGCTAAAATAGATGATATCAAGACTTCTGATCTTTCCCCTAGGAAAAGAGCTTGGGCGTGa
- the PABN1 gene encoding polyadenylate-binding protein 1 (polyadenylate-binding protein 1 (PABN1); CONTAINS InterPro DOMAIN/s: RNA recognition motif, RNP-1 (InterPro:IPR000504), Nucleotide-binding, alpha-beta plait (InterPro:IPR012677); BEST Arabidopsis thaliana protein match is: RNA-binding (RRM/RBD/RNP motifs) family protein (TAIR:AT5G65260.1).): MLHGGGVSAAEKEEVDSRSIYVGNVDYACTPEEVQQHFQSCGTVNRVTILTDKFGQPKGFAYVEFVEVEAVQNSLILNESELHGRQIKVSAKRTNVPGMRQFRGRGRPFRPMRGFMPGVPFYPPYAYGRVPRFRRPMRYRPY; encoded by the exons ATGTTACACGGCG GTGGTGTTAGTGCGGCTGAGAAGGAAGAAGTGGATTCGCGTTCAATATATGTTGGCAAT GTGGACTATGCATGTACTCCAGAGGAAGTCCAGCAGCATTTTCAATCATGTGGGACAGTGAATAGGGTTACAATTCTGACAGATAAGTTTGGTCAACCTAAAGGTTTTGCGTATGTCGAATTTGTGGAAGTAGAAGCTGTTCAGAATTCGCTTATTTTGAACGAGTCAGAACTACATGGTCGTCAGATAAAG GTATCTGCAAAGAGGACTAATGTACCTGGAATGAGGCAATTTCGAGGAAGAGGGCGTCCCTTTAGACCGATGAGGGGATTCATGCCAGGAGTTCCATTTTATCCTCCATATGCTTATGG GAGAGTTCCCAGGTTCAGACGGCCTATGCGCTACAGACCGTACTGA
- the PABN1 gene encoding polyadenylate-binding protein 1 (polyadenylate-binding protein 1 (PABN1); CONTAINS InterPro DOMAIN/s: RNA recognition motif, RNP-1 (InterPro:IPR000504), Nucleotide-binding, alpha-beta plait (InterPro:IPR012677); BEST Arabidopsis thaliana protein match is: RNA-binding (RRM/RBD/RNP motifs) family protein (TAIR:AT5G10350.1); Has 30201 Blast hits to 17322 proteins in 780 species: Archae - 12; Bacteria - 1396; Metazoa - 17338; Fungi - 3422; Plants - 5037; Viruses - 0; Other Eukaryotes - 2996 (source: NCBI BLink).), with the protein MPVHDEQEHEVYGGEIPEEEEGEMDTEEYEEHGGEEGAAAGDEELEPGSSSRDLEDMKKRIKEIEEEAGALREMQAKAEKDMGASQDPSGGVSAAEKEEVDSRSIYVGNVDYACTPEEVQQHFQSCGTVNRVTILTDKFGQPKGFAYVEFVEVEAVQNSLILNESELHGRQIKVSAKRTNVPGMRQFRGRGRPFRPMRGFMPGVPFYPPYAYGRVPRFRRPMRYRPY; encoded by the exons atgccGGTGCACGATGAGCAAGAGCATGAGGTGTACGGTGGAGAGATCccagaagaggaagaaggtgaGATGGATACGGAAGAGTACGAAGAACACGGCGGAGAAGAAGGTGCCGCCGCCGGAGATGAGGAGCTTGAACCTGGCTCTAGCTCTAGG GACTTGGAGGATATGAAGAAACGAATTAAGGAGATTGAGGAAGAAGCTGGAGCTTTGCGTGAAATGCAAGCCAAGGCTGAGAAAGATATGGGTGCTAGTCAAG ACCCTTCAGGTGGTGTTAGTGCGGCTGAGAAGGAAGAAGTGGATTCGCGTTCAATATATGTTGGCAAT GTGGACTATGCATGTACTCCAGAGGAAGTCCAGCAGCATTTTCAATCATGTGGGACAGTGAATAGGGTTACAATTCTGACAGATAAGTTTGGTCAACCTAAAGGTTTTGCGTATGTCGAATTTGTGGAAGTAGAAGCTGTTCAGAATTCGCTTATTTTGAACGAGTCAGAACTACATGGTCGTCAGATAAAG GTATCTGCAAAGAGGACTAATGTACCTGGAATGAGGCAATTTCGAGGAAGAGGGCGTCCCTTTAGACCGATGAGGGGATTCATGCCAGGAGTTCCATTTTATCCTCCATATGCTTATGG GAGAGTTCCCAGGTTCAGACGGCCTATGCGCTACAGACCGTACTGA
- the PABN1 gene encoding polyadenylate-binding protein 1 (polyadenylate-binding protein 1 (PABN1); CONTAINS InterPro DOMAIN/s: RNA recognition motif, RNP-1 (InterPro:IPR000504), Nucleotide-binding, alpha-beta plait (InterPro:IPR012677); BEST Arabidopsis thaliana protein match is: RNA-binding (RRM/RBD/RNP motifs) family protein (TAIR:AT5G65260.1).) — protein sequence MPVHDEQEHEVYGGEIPEEEEGEMDTEEYEEHGGEEGAAAGDEELEPGSSSRDLEDMKKRIKEIEEEAGALREMQAKAEKDMGASQGLKLVLLIMILLWVYILESFSESMNLSRNLLEFEYEKEIINSGVSAAEKEEVDSRSIYVGNVDYACTPEEVQQHFQSCGTVNRVTILTDKFGQPKGFAYVEFVEVEAVQNSLILNESELHGRQIKVSAKRTNVPGMRQFRGRGRPFRPMRGFMPGVPFYPPYAYGRVPRFRRPMRYRPY from the exons atgccGGTGCACGATGAGCAAGAGCATGAGGTGTACGGTGGAGAGATCccagaagaggaagaaggtgaGATGGATACGGAAGAGTACGAAGAACACGGCGGAGAAGAAGGTGCCGCCGCCGGAGATGAGGAGCTTGAACCTGGCTCTAGCTCTAGG GACTTGGAGGATATGAAGAAACGAATTAAGGAGATTGAGGAAGAAGCTGGAGCTTTGCGTGAAATGCAAGCCAAGGCTGAGAAAGATATGGGTGCTAGTCAAG GTTTAAAGCTTGTCTTGTTGATTATGATATTGCTTTGGGTTTACATATTGGAATCTTTTAGTGAATCAATGAATCTGTCTAGAAATTTACTGGAGTTTGAGTATGAGAAGGAAATCATTAATA GTGGTGTTAGTGCGGCTGAGAAGGAAGAAGTGGATTCGCGTTCAATATATGTTGGCAAT GTGGACTATGCATGTACTCCAGAGGAAGTCCAGCAGCATTTTCAATCATGTGGGACAGTGAATAGGGTTACAATTCTGACAGATAAGTTTGGTCAACCTAAAGGTTTTGCGTATGTCGAATTTGTGGAAGTAGAAGCTGTTCAGAATTCGCTTATTTTGAACGAGTCAGAACTACATGGTCGTCAGATAAAG GTATCTGCAAAGAGGACTAATGTACCTGGAATGAGGCAATTTCGAGGAAGAGGGCGTCCCTTTAGACCGATGAGGGGATTCATGCCAGGAGTTCCATTTTATCCTCCATATGCTTATGG GAGAGTTCCCAGGTTCAGACGGCCTATGCGCTACAGACCGTACTGA